The nucleotide window GGTCGCCAAGTCTGGTTCTTTGAGGCGTTCGGAATTGATCCGGTGGGACGCAAACACCGGCTGTATGGAGCACTGGACTTCTCCATTCAATATGGCCTGATGGAGCCGGCACGGGCTATGCTGTCCGACGATTCCCGTCATCGCCAGCGAATGTTGCAGTCCATTGCCAATCCGGTTCAGCAACAGGTTTGGGCTAGTCCCTCGACCAAGGTCTGGGTGAGACTTACGTTGGCCTCGGTGATCATCCTGTCGTCGATCTGGTTGCTGTTGCTCGCTCAAACGCTGATGCAAGGCTAGTGCCTGGAGCGGCGCTGCTGGGTAATTGAGAGTTCATGAGCGTTGCTTCATGTGCTGGCGAGCGTAGCTACGTTACGAATTCTTCTTCGCCATCGCCGCTGGGGCGTTGCAATTGCCCAGAGTCTTCCAAGCTGCGCACAACGTCTACGATCTTCTGCTGCATGGATTCCACTTCGGCCAAGCGAACTTTGCCGACGAAGCTCATCTCTTCACGGAGCATCTCGGCTGCTCGCTGCGACATATTACCGAGAATCTTATCCTGCAACGGCTGGCTGGCCCCCTTGAGAGCCAAAGCCCATTGGCTGCTATCGATGCTCTTGAGCACGGTTTGAATATCTTTGTCGGAAATCTTGATCAAGTCTTCGAAGACGAACATCAAGCGTCGAATTTCTTCTACTAGCTCAGACTTGTTCTTGGCCAAGCCGTCGAAGATGTTGCGTTCGGTGGCGCGATCGCTAACATTCAAGATTTCGGCCACTGCCGGGATGCCGCCCGCCTTTTGGTAGGCCTGAGTCATAAACAGAGCCATGCGGGCCGACAGCCCCTTTTCGACTTCTTCGATCGCTTCGGGACTGGTCTGCCCCATTTCGGCAACACGCTCGACAATCGCCAATTGTCGCTGTGTCGGAAATCCGCACAAGACGGTGGCTGCCAACGGCGGCGGCAAGTGACTGAGTACCAAGGCGATTGTTTGTGGATGCTCGTCGATTAAAAAAGTGAGGATGTTCTGTGCGTCGGCCTTGTGCAAGAATCCAAAGGGCATGGACTCCAGGGTCTGCTGCAGCAGGTTCAACATGTCCCCGGCGTCTTTTCCCAACGCCTTTTTGACTAGCGTCTTGGCCTTGTTGATACCTCCCGAACTTGGATTCAGTGCGCTGGGGCGCGTGTTGAGGAACTCATTGATGACATTCTCTTGCTCAGCCGTGGAGACCAGGTCAAGTTGCGCGATGGCGATCGAGACCTTCTCTGCGAACCGGCGTGGCAACATCGCCAGAATCTGCGCGGCGCTATCCTCCTCCAGACTCATGAGCAGGATCGCGGCTTTGCGAACGCCTTCAGATTGCTGAATGGCCGACATGTCGATCTCCATCACTGTGTCAATATGCTCAGCTGCACACCCCGACCGGTCGCGAGAAACGGGCGCAAACCACCGTATGAGAATCGGATAGACAGCCGCTGGGATATGACGCTCAAGCTAGCATTTTCCGAGAGCTAACAACTGTGGTAAGCAAGGAATTACCACAGTAACGGCTGTAGCAGTTGTAGCGTTCATGGGTTACCAAGCAATGCGGCAGGCAGCCCACTGGCCGTGATTCTCGTCCACCGACACTTCCAGCCAATCGAGAGTCGCAACGGCGGCTTGCAATCGCTGGCGAACTTGACCGGCAATCCACCAAGCGATCAATTCCGCCGTGGTGTTAGCGACCGGGAGCAACATGCAGTCCTCGCGCGGAAAAATCCATCGCTTTTCGCGAAAGCGAACTTCCACCTCCGTCGGCCCTTCATGGACGACAATCAGCGGATGCTGGGTTGCCAGAATGACTCGGTGGTCCAACTGCTTAACAATCTGGGCCAAGTTGTCGCGAAAGGCGATGAAGTCGATGACGTACTGATTCTCATCCAATGGTCCAGCTACTTCGGCTTTCACGCCGTAATTGTGGCCATGCAGGCACTCACAGACATCACCCGCAAAGGTGATGAAATGCGCTGCGCTAAAAACCAGTTGCTGTTTGTGTAAAAGCACGCGATACTGGCCACCAGCTGGACTGGACGGGCTGGACGACATAACAGAAGACTCCCGATGAATGCTGAGGGGGTGGTTGAGTACGTGGATTACCGTATCTCCCGGAGGTCCATTGTAGCCGGTTCCTGGCCGTACGCTGGCCCAAGACTTGACAGTCGCCTGCTTCTGAGTTTGGATAGAGGCGTCGAACAGTGGCGAAATTGATAAGCTGCATTCGGAAAAGTGTAAATGTTAAGCGCAGGCGACTGTGCTGGCAGCCCAAACGCATCATGTACTTGTGCTAAAACGCAAGGCAAGTATCTGCGAAGTTCCCGACTCCAGTTCCAGCCCAAGCGACCTGGGCTTCATTGACATCGACAGCAATTATTCGTTCACAGCCAACAGCGTTGCCGGTATCTACAAATGGGAATGGTTCGATCGGGTCGGGTAGTACAGATCGCGCTGCGCAAGCCACTGGAGCGCAGCGTGTATCAAGGCCACGCCTGGCTGTTCAGCGACGCCATCGAATTGCCTCAGGCAGAGTGCGGCCGCGTGGCGCATGTGTTAGACCGACGTGGGCGAACGATCGCCGGTGGGATGTATTGCAGTCAGCATCCGATCGCGCTGCGCATTTGTACGCTCGAGCCACCCTATCGTGTTGACGACGCCTGGTTGGTATCGCGAATGGAGAGTGCCATTGCGCTGCGGCAACAGTTGCTTAATTCCAGCACAACCGGCTACCGTTTGGTTGCCGGCGAGGGCGACTTGCTTCCAGGCCTGATCATTGATATCTATGATCGCACGGCGGTGATTAAATTGGATGGGGGCGCACCCGAAGTGTTTTACCAACCGCAGCCCATTGCGGATTGGCTGAGGCAGCGATTAGAGCTTCAGGCTGTTTTATGGCGACCGCGTGGTCGAGGCACCAACGGCATTAGCTTGAGTGGTCCCATGCCAGCTGCGCCGATTGAATTCCTCGAAAACGGGCTCTCCTATTCCGCAGATGTCATTCGTGGTCAGAAGACCGGTTTTTTCTTGGACCAGCGCGACAATCGAGCTGTGGTGCGCGCCTGGTCGCTTGGCCGCGAGGTCTTGAACTTGTTCAGCTTCAATGGCGGCTTTTCCATTGCCGCTGGTGTCGGGGGTGCTGCTGACGTGACTTCGGTGGATATTGCGGCACCGGCGATCCAGTCATCGCAGGCGCTGTGGCAGCTCAACGGACTTGCTCCGCAGGCTCATCAAGGCGTGGTGGCCGACTGCTTCGAGTATCTCGAACAAGCTGCGGGGCAGGGCAGGGCCTGGGACTTGGTGATCTGCGATCCGCCATCGTTCGCTCCCAGTCAGCAAACTCGACAGTCGGCCTTGGCTGCCTACGCTCGACTGGCTCAGATGGCGGCCAGCGTCGTGCGGCCCGAAGGCTTGTTGGCGTTGGCGTCCTGCTCCAGCCATGTGGATCAAGCCGCTTTCACCCAGGCTTGCCAGGAAGGTCTGGGCCGTGCGCGTCGAGTTGGCACGTTACTCAGCCAACTCGGCTTGCCTGCAGATCATCCCACGCCGCTGGCAATGCCTGAACTGAGGTATCTCAAGTTTCAGCTCCTGCGGTTGTCGTAACTGGGCACGGATAGGCTAAACTAGATGTCTCCCCGCACTATGCCCCCTTGGAAGTATCGCCGGCGCATGTTTCGACTGAACCGCTTGACTCTAGGCTGCTTGATTGTGTGCTCTTCAGCACCGTGGCTGATGGCTGACTCCAGTCAGGAGATTAATCGCGCAGCCAGATCGCTGTTGTCCAATCGCTGTTACGCCTGCCATGGCCCGGATGCTGGACAGCGCCAAGCGGGTTTTAGACTGGATGATCGCCAGTCCTATCTATCTCCAGCAGACTCTGGACAGCCACCGGTGGTTCCAGGAGAGGCGGCGGCAAGTCCACTATGGCAACGAATCACCAGCCAAGATTCTGACCAGCGCATGCCGCCGCCCGAACATGGGGCCGCATTAAGCCAGACCGAACAAGAAATAGTTGCCGCTTGGATAGGCCAAGGTGCCCCCTTGGCCCAGCACTGGTCGTTCGTCCCACCGCAGCGTCCGGCTGTGCCGAGTCATCCTCAGCCACAGATGGTCGATGAATCTTGGAATCATCCCATCGATCGATTCATCCTAGCTCAGCAGTTGGCTCGCGGCCTGCAGCCATCGCCGCAAGCCACGCGTCCTGAACTTTTGCGGCGTGTAAGCTTAGACCTTGTGGGACTCCCCCCCACGCCGGCGGAAGTGGCTGAGTTTGTCAAAGATACTTCAGCGCAGGCCTACCAGCGGCAAGTCGATCGGCTGCTGGCCTCACCGGCATTTGGTGAGCATTGGGCGCGCAAGTGGTTGGACCTGGCCCGCTATGCTGACTCGGCGGGCTATGCAGATGACCCGCCGCGAACCATCTGGGCCTATCGCGACTGGGTGGTCAAAGCGATCAACGCCAACTTGACAATCGACGAGTTTACCAGGCTTCAGTTGGCCGGCGATCTGCTGGCCGAATCCGGCCAAGACCAACTGTTGGCCACAGCCTTTCATCGCAATACGCTGACGAACAACGAAGGTGGCACCAACGACGAAGAGTTTCGCAATGTGGCGATTGTCGATCGAGTCAACACGACCATGGCGGTGTGGATGGGCGTGACCATCAGTTGCGCGCAGTGCCATTCCCACAAGTACGATCCGTTTTCGCAAGAAGAGTACTTCAAGTTACTGGCCATCTTCAATCAAACTCAGGACGCTGACCGCAGCGACGAAAGTCCCATCCTTGAATTGTATTCCGACGAACAACTCCAGCAGATTTCTGCCTGGCAGGCCCGCATAGCACAAATCGAACAACACATTGAAAACGCTGAGGGTTTGGATGAACAACTGCAGCGCTGGGAAGCCACACTCAGGCAACCTGAGTGGCAGACGCTAAAACCTATTAAGTATCAATCTAGTCGGCAGAACGACGCCGTGTTTTCTGATAGCGGTACGATTCGTGTTCAACCGTTGGCCGGTTTTGTCCGTGAAGAGACTCAGCAGGTCGAACTTCAGTTGTCGCAAACTGCCGACCCAATTTGTGCCATCGCCGTGCAGACGCTGCCCGACCCCGCACTTCCCCAAGCTGGCGCTGGGCTGGGGGAAGGTAATTTCGTGCTCAGTGGAGTGAAGGCCGAGATTGTGCCGGCCGAGGGTGCACTGCCGTTGGTGCGATTCGTTCGCATTCAACTGCCCGGCGAGCAGCGGATTTTGTCGCTGGCTGAAGTGCAAGTGCTCGTGGGCGAAGACAATGTTGCACTGGGTGGCAGCGCAAGTCAAAGCAGCACAAGTTATGACGGCGCTGCGGGACGAGCTATCGATGGAAATACCACAGGCGAATACTTCGCTGCCCTGTCCACAACACATACGAACACCGAAGACGCCCCGTGGTGGGAAGTCCAGTTAGCACAGCCTGCCGCCGTAGACAAGATTGTGGTGTGGAATCGCACAGACAGTGGCCTGCAGAGCCGTCTACAGGCCGCTCAAGTTTTGTGCTTGGACGATCAGCGGCAAGAAGTCTTTCGACATGCCCTCCAAGAGGCACCTCAACAGCAGGTGGCCATCGCAGTAGGGTACTCTGTACCCATTACATTTACCGCCGCCTATGCTGCCTATGCACCGCCAGGGTTTCCCGCCGCAGCGGTTCTCGATAACGATTCTAAGTCGGGTTGGTCGGTTCCCGGGCAAGTCGACCGACAGCATCTGCTGGCGCTGATCCCCGATCGACCTTTGAAAATTCAACGTCCCTCGGTGTTGCGTTTGACACTAGAACATCAGTCCGGCTATCAAGATCACATCCTGGGTAGTTACGCAATACTGGCCAGCCATTCGCAAGCGGCACGCGATTGGGCGGCGCTGGGCGAGACGATCGGGCAAATTCATGCCACGCCTCCTGAGCAGCGTTCTGGCGAGCAACAACAGAAACTGCGATCATTCTTTGCTCAGAATTTTGCTGAAGCTACACGAGCCCTGCGCGACGAGCGCGCTAAGCTGCACAGCGACTTGTCTGCGATCAAGCCCGCTACCAGCGTGCCGGTCATGCGCGAGCTGGATAGCGGCGTTCGCCGTCGCACGTTTGTTCAGTTGCGCGGCGACTATCGTGCGCTGGCCGGTGAAGTTCAGCCCGGAACTCCAGCAGTCTTTCATCCGCTGCCAGCTGCGGGGGAGTCTAACCAGGTGACGCGATTAGACCTGGCTAACTGGTTGATGGATCGCCGCAATCCACTGACCGCCCGCGTGTGGACCAATCGCATGTGGGAATCGCTGTTTGGGCTGGGGCTGGTCCGCACCAGCGAAGAATTCGGCGCGCAGGGCGACTTGCCATCCCATCCGGAGCTGTTGGATTGGTTGGCCTGCGAGCTGATGGCGCTGAACTGGGATTTCAAGGCGATGCTCCGCATGATGGTAACCAGCCAGACATATTGCCAAACGTCGATGGTCTCGACGGAGTTGCTTGAGCGAGACCGAGACAATGTGTGGTTGGCCCGAGGCCCGCGCGTGCGGTTGTCGGCTGAAATGATTCGCGATTCAGTGCTGCTATCGTCCGGCTTGCTATCGCAGCGGATGTACGGACCACCCGTGCAGCCGCCGCAACCCGACATGGGATTGCGCGCTGCGTTCGGCAGTGCTACGGACTGGAGCGCCAGTACTGGTGAAGATCGTTACCGGCGAGGTCTGTACACCAAGTGGCGACGCTCCAGCCCCTATCCGTCGATGGCCACGTTCGACGCGCCTAGTCGCGAAGTCTGCGTGCTCCGTCGCGACAATACCAATACGCCTCTGCAAGCTCTGGTCACATTGAACGACCCCGCCTTTGTCGAAGCAGCTCAAGCACTCGCCCGGCGCGTGGTACTGGAGGAGGTTCCACACAGTCAGACGCAGGCGGGTACGCAGACGCTGGATGCTCAGCGGTTGATGGCTGCGTTTGAATACTGTACGGCTCGACAGCCAAGCGACGCAGAATTGCAAGTCTTGCTCGAGCTGCTGCATGAGGCTCGACAACATCTGCTGAGCAACGACACACAGGCCCTGGCCCTGGCGACCGATCCACTGGGACCGCTGCCTGAACAGGCTAGCCCTGTTGAGCTTGCAGCCTGGACATCCGTGTGCAACGTACTGATGAATTTAGACGAAGTCTTAATGAAGCGCTGATTTGTAAAGTTGAGCAGCAGTTTTGTGTTTTTGTAGGGTGAGACAAGCCAGACGAGATAAGTTCAATGGCATCCAACAATGCAGGTGCCACCGCAGGCTTGGCTTTAATTACAGGCAAGTTCGCTTGCGCCGGCCCACCACGAGTTTGAATCGAGAATGACCTGAACAGCTAGAGGCAAGA belongs to Pirellulaceae bacterium and includes:
- the fliG gene encoding flagellar motor switch protein FliG, which translates into the protein MEIDMSAIQQSEGVRKAAILLMSLEEDSAAQILAMLPRRFAEKVSIAIAQLDLVSTAEQENVINEFLNTRPSALNPSSGGINKAKTLVKKALGKDAGDMLNLLQQTLESMPFGFLHKADAQNILTFLIDEHPQTIALVLSHLPPPLAATVLCGFPTQRQLAIVERVAEMGQTSPEAIEEVEKGLSARMALFMTQAYQKAGGIPAVAEILNVSDRATERNIFDGLAKNKSELVEEIRRLMFVFEDLIKISDKDIQTVLKSIDSSQWALALKGASQPLQDKILGNMSQRAAEMLREEMSFVGKVRLAEVESMQQKIVDVVRSLEDSGQLQRPSGDGEEEFVT
- a CDS encoding 6-pyruvoyl tetrahydropterin synthase family protein, whose translation is MSSSPSSPAGGQYRVLLHKQQLVFSAAHFITFAGDVCECLHGHNYGVKAEVAGPLDENQYVIDFIAFRDNLAQIVKQLDHRVILATQHPLIVVHEGPTEVEVRFREKRWIFPREDCMLLPVANTTAELIAWWIAGQVRQRLQAAVATLDWLEVSVDENHGQWAACRIAW
- a CDS encoding class I SAM-dependent rRNA methyltransferase produces the protein MGMVRSGRVVQIALRKPLERSVYQGHAWLFSDAIELPQAECGRVAHVLDRRGRTIAGGMYCSQHPIALRICTLEPPYRVDDAWLVSRMESAIALRQQLLNSSTTGYRLVAGEGDLLPGLIIDIYDRTAVIKLDGGAPEVFYQPQPIADWLRQRLELQAVLWRPRGRGTNGISLSGPMPAAPIEFLENGLSYSADVIRGQKTGFFLDQRDNRAVVRAWSLGREVLNLFSFNGGFSIAAGVGGAADVTSVDIAAPAIQSSQALWQLNGLAPQAHQGVVADCFEYLEQAAGQGRAWDLVICDPPSFAPSQQTRQSALAAYARLAQMAASVVRPEGLLALASCSSHVDQAAFTQACQEGLGRARRVGTLLSQLGLPADHPTPLAMPELRYLKFQLLRLS
- a CDS encoding DUF1553 domain-containing protein: MSPRTMPPWKYRRRMFRLNRLTLGCLIVCSSAPWLMADSSQEINRAARSLLSNRCYACHGPDAGQRQAGFRLDDRQSYLSPADSGQPPVVPGEAAASPLWQRITSQDSDQRMPPPEHGAALSQTEQEIVAAWIGQGAPLAQHWSFVPPQRPAVPSHPQPQMVDESWNHPIDRFILAQQLARGLQPSPQATRPELLRRVSLDLVGLPPTPAEVAEFVKDTSAQAYQRQVDRLLASPAFGEHWARKWLDLARYADSAGYADDPPRTIWAYRDWVVKAINANLTIDEFTRLQLAGDLLAESGQDQLLATAFHRNTLTNNEGGTNDEEFRNVAIVDRVNTTMAVWMGVTISCAQCHSHKYDPFSQEEYFKLLAIFNQTQDADRSDESPILELYSDEQLQQISAWQARIAQIEQHIENAEGLDEQLQRWEATLRQPEWQTLKPIKYQSSRQNDAVFSDSGTIRVQPLAGFVREETQQVELQLSQTADPICAIAVQTLPDPALPQAGAGLGEGNFVLSGVKAEIVPAEGALPLVRFVRIQLPGEQRILSLAEVQVLVGEDNVALGGSASQSSTSYDGAAGRAIDGNTTGEYFAALSTTHTNTEDAPWWEVQLAQPAAVDKIVVWNRTDSGLQSRLQAAQVLCLDDQRQEVFRHALQEAPQQQVAIAVGYSVPITFTAAYAAYAPPGFPAAAVLDNDSKSGWSVPGQVDRQHLLALIPDRPLKIQRPSVLRLTLEHQSGYQDHILGSYAILASHSQAARDWAALGETIGQIHATPPEQRSGEQQQKLRSFFAQNFAEATRALRDERAKLHSDLSAIKPATSVPVMRELDSGVRRRTFVQLRGDYRALAGEVQPGTPAVFHPLPAAGESNQVTRLDLANWLMDRRNPLTARVWTNRMWESLFGLGLVRTSEEFGAQGDLPSHPELLDWLACELMALNWDFKAMLRMMVTSQTYCQTSMVSTELLERDRDNVWLARGPRVRLSAEMIRDSVLLSSGLLSQRMYGPPVQPPQPDMGLRAAFGSATDWSASTGEDRYRRGLYTKWRRSSPYPSMATFDAPSREVCVLRRDNTNTPLQALVTLNDPAFVEAAQALARRVVLEEVPHSQTQAGTQTLDAQRLMAAFEYCTARQPSDAELQVLLELLHEARQHLLSNDTQALALATDPLGPLPEQASPVELAAWTSVCNVLMNLDEVLMKR